From a region of the Haematobia irritans isolate KBUSLIRL chromosome 4, ASM5000362v1, whole genome shotgun sequence genome:
- the LOC142236689 gene encoding T-cell immunomodulatory protein: MNLKMYQHNTNYLKWLLTTLALFVINNVQANDVDVTTQVFGNVKEGIVAAFGDFNSDELTDVFMIKDKQQVLQILYGADTDPLLRNGPFCYYEKYEIVSVIPGDFDGDALMDVLVSLKPNGSTDNIYSIYINWGGPDGLNCSNVKEEPLLKTKGEPLAIDFNRDMIIDLFGLNENEVRTFWIFKKSREAPEVRHQADPPTTANSIVPRMKIPNANAYLDLNDDFVADLFVQTEKFYEVWHGRTEAPLEDFVFNRTIDISIIGADYKLGQAVFADFALEGVENIILPVCFHKECSNSTILVHDGKNFRDIHVNFKDPQAVMWGFVPPIENDVYLKTITARSGDFNMDGYPDLIMTLQTLNGPKRMQTFLLENIPCSMCNPPLKRTFEVKWNALNPMGNDTVAGAFYDFFQDGVLDVILIEKKQNVYKPLAFRNTLDYDANFVKVIVLTGLINKKNPTLHTPLGRKKRTYGTNLPGPRITYFTTTQDGDLQRGSSVQLPQSSYFALQLPYTIFGLGRTPNFVDSLTVGLGQMSRTWTQLIPNSQIIVVPKPVDDPQRWKAQLFVTPSKLIVMSVVALGGTCLVIIVIILVLYIKEKREDKQEKLQEAHRFHFDAM, from the exons ATGAATCTAAAAATGTACCAACATAACACAAATTATCTCAAGTGGCTATTGACCACTTTGGCCTTATTCGTGATTAACAACGTACAAGCGAATGATGTTGATGTGACCACACAAGTTTTTGGAAATGTAAAAGAAG GAATTGTTGCTGCCTTTGGCGACTTCAATTCGGACGAACTAACTGATGTATTTATGATAAAGGATAAACAACAAGTATTACAAATATTATACG GAGCTGATACCGATCCCTTATTGCGTAATGGTCCATTTTGCTACTACGAGAAATATGAAATCGTTAGTGTTATTCCCGGTGACTTTGATGGAGATGCTTTAATGGATGTTTTGGTTTCTCTTAAGCCTAATGGAAGCACAGACAATATATATAGTATTTACATTAATTGGGGTGGACCTGATGGTCTCAATTGTTCAAATGTTAAAGAGGAACCTTTGCTGAAAACCAAAGGGGAGCCATTAGCCATAGACTTTAATCGTGACATGATAATAGATCTCTTTGGCTTAAATGAAAATGAAGTTCGCACATTTTGGATATTCAAGAAATCTCGAGAAGCTCCAGAAGTGCGTCATCAAGCCGATCCACCCACAACTGCAAATTCTATTGTACCTCGTATGAAAATACCAAATGCTAATGCATATTTAGATTTGAATGACGACTTCGTGGCAGATCTCTTTGTGCaaacggaaaaattttatgaagtatGGCATGGACGAACTGAGGCTCCTTTGGAAGATTTTGTGTTTAACCGTACCATTGATATTTCAATTATTGGGGCGGATTACAAACTGGGTCAAGCTGTATTTGCAGATTTTGCATTGGAAGGTGTAGAAAATATAATTCTGCCAGTTTGCTTTCATAAAGAATGCTCAAATTCGACCATACTTGTCCATGAtggtaaaaattttcgtgacatccATGTAAATTTCAAAGATCCCCAGGCAGTTATGTGGGGTTTTGTACCACCTATTGAGAATGACGtttatttgaaaacaattacggcacgcagtggtgattttaataTGGATGGCTATCCAGATTTAATTATGACCTTGCAAaccttgaatggtccaaagagaATGCAAACGTTCCTTTTGGAAAATATACCCTGTTCAATGTGTAATCCTCCTTTGAAGAGAACTTTTGAAGTTAAATGGAATGCCTTAAATCCAATGGGAAATGATACCGTAGCTGGGGCATTCTATGATTTCTTTCAAGATG gtGTATTGGATGTTATTCTCAttgaaaagaaacaaaatgtatACAAACCTTTGGCATTCCGCAACACCTTAGATTACGATGCAAATTTCGTAAAAGTCATTGTGCTAACTGGtcttataaataaaaagaaTCCAACATTACACACACCCTTGGGACGAAAGAAGCGTACTTATGGCACTAACTTACCAGGTCCTCGAATTACATATTTCACCACAACTCAAGACGGAGACCTACAACGCGGTTCATCGGTACAGCTGCCTCAATCGTCCTATTTTGCCTTACAACTACCCTATACTATCTTTGGCTTAGGGCGAACTCCCAATTTTGTAGATTCTTTAACTGTTGGCTTGGGTCAAATGTCTCGAACGTGGACCCAACTTATACCTAATTCCCAAATTATTGTAGTACCAAAACCTGTTGATGATCCGCAGCGTTGGAAGGCTCAATTGTTTGTGACACCAAGTAAACTTATTGTTATGAGTGTTGTGGCACTTGGCGGAACATGTCTCGTAATCATTGTAATAATCCTGGtgctttatataaaagaaaaacgcGAAGATAAGCAAGAGAAATTGCAAGAGGCCCATCGTTTCCATTTCGATGCTATGTAA
- the LOC142233077 gene encoding tetratricopeptide repeat protein 27, whose translation MQFNLNFLCNFNDTVQENELSSESLKRVWSGKWCSDNLEQSLKLWWSKQSTSVDLTQEECEDLLCVAIELLLAFVQQNFTGPFCELTELEGFVKELQTLVGDYFVELKENGEEINPNVVVGEFLLLSRDILKRLGDLHKDSIVLHWWCLRYICIHQHIIDELTSNLYEKVKLEADWLLNHVSELNNKEYEALLYLEVANSYLQYHRGEKAADTLDKLCQHLEVNLVVQGLLGLRTKFQQKALPQLCLKVEQTKDQKLPKAQETNGATTLPKLLLHEDDTRLERIRFIEEKDNEVMTLPCVLQALVLSKVRQLRRSQPKDRLADEELEPYTHTLLYQEHGPLQVRQSALLLNCVQESNHRRTVERSWKQCEEAVKMLSNHTYTVKERFSYAFAGFLQPKWEVQMQLCDLLLSLGMVKTALDIYLKIQAWQQVIDCYTRLELRHKAAEIIEQELQKKPTVLLYCLLGDATDNLDCYAKAWEFSKQTSGKAQAHWGNYFFLHKQYEEAIDHLQKSVEINSLQEKIWLRLGYAAIMLEKWELAVHAYITYTHLEPLGFESWNNLAKALIKLGDKQRAHRVLGESLKCNYNNWKVWENFMVVSVDTGNFEDAINAYNRLSELKTQYLDLEVLCITITAIAEGKPDAKGQTPERLLKKAITLMGHQCVKHGSEPKVWELAALLAPTSLKKAEKLVKAFRAYTAKELVWVTKQPFAKKALELCIEMSTRSLEAISNHGEDETEVMITSQLNSARLADQACIRAIEKEPTKFPENDHLLEEVKTLLDNMTTHVKQRMGV comes from the exons ATGCAGTTTAATTTGAATTTCCTATGTAATTTTAACGATACGGTGCAAGAAAATG AACTTTCCAGTGAGTCACTGAAACGTGTATGGTCTGGAAAATGGTGTAGCGATAATTTGGAACAGTCATTAAAATTGTGGTGGAGTAAACAGAGCACCTCAGTGGATTTGACCCAGGAGGAATGTGAAGATCTATTGTGTGTAGCAATCGAATTGCTATTGGCTTTcgtacaacaaaattttaccgGACCGTTTTGCGAGTTAACAGAATTAGAAGGATTTGTGAAGGAATTACAAACACTTGTAGGTGATTACTTTGTGGAACTGAAAGAAAATGGTGAGGAAATTAATCCCAATGTTGTTGTTGGAGAGTTTCTTCTGCTATCAAGAGACATTTTGAAAAGGCTGGGAGATTTACACAAAGATTCTATT GTTCTGCATTGGTGGTGTTTGCGTTACATTTGTATACACCAACACATCATTGACGAACTAACTTCGAATCTTTACGAGAAAGTAAAATTGGAAGCCGATTGGCTACTGAATCATGTTTCTGAGCTGAATAACAAGGAATATGAAGCTCTACTCTATTTGGAAGTAGCTAATTCATATTTGCAATATCACCGCGGTGAAAAAGCTGCAGACACTTTGgacaaattgtgtcaacatttagaAGTTAACCTTGTAGTACAAGGTTTACTAGGTTTGAGGACGAAATTCCAACAGAAAGCTTTGCCACAGCTATGCTTAAAAGTAGAACAGACCAAGGATCAGAAGTTACCAAAGGCTCAAGAGACCAATGGAGCCACAACGTTACCTAAGCTTTTATTGCATGAAGACGATACTCGTTTGGAACGTATACGATTCATTGAAGAAAAAGATAATGAAGTGATGACATTGCCATGTGTTTTGCAAGCTCTAGTTTTATCTAAAGT TCGACAACTAAGAAGGTCTCAACCCAAGGATCGGCTGGCTGACGAGGAATTGGAACCATATACGCACACATTACTCTACCAGGAACATGGACCATTACAAGTTCGACAGTCGGCTTTATTATTAAACTGTGTGCAAGAATCAAATCACCGACGAACAGTGGAACGCAGTTGGAAACAATGCGAAGAGGCTGTTAAAATGCTCTCGAACCACACATATACAGTCAAGGAACGTTTTTCATATGCATTTGCCGGCTTTCTGCAACCCAAGTGGGAAGTACAAATGCAACTGTGTGACTTGTTACTCTCATTAGGGATGGTGAAAACAGCATTAGATATATATCTGAAAATTCAGGCTTGGCAACAGGTTATCGATTGTTATACACGCTTGGAATTACGACACAAAGCCGCTGAAATCATTGAACAAGAACTACAAAAGAAACCAACAGTTTTGTTGTATTGTCTTTTGGGTGACGCTACTGACAATTTGGATTGTTATGCTAAAGCTTGGGAATTTTCCAAACAAACCAGTGGCAAGGCTCAAGCCCACTGGGGCAATTATTTCTTCCTGCACAAACAATACGAAGAAGCTATAGATCATTTACAAAAGTCCGTAGAAATTAATTCGCTgcaagaaaaaatttggctccGATTGGGCTATGCAGCCATTATGTTAGAGAAATGGGAATTGGCTGTACATGCCTACATTACATATACGCATTTGGAACCTCTGGGTTTTGAGTCTTGGAATAATTTAGCCAAAGCCTTAATCAAATTGGGTGACAAACAGCGAGCGCACCGAGTCTTGGGAGAATCGTTGAAATGCAACTATAATAATTGGAAAGTATGGGAGAATTTTATGGTGGTATCTGTAGATACGGGGAATTTTGAAGATGCTATCAATGCATACAACCGCTTGTCAGAATTGAAGACCCAATATTTGGATTTGGAAGTTCTGTGTATAACCATAACTGCCATAGCTGAAGGCAAACCCGACGCGAAGGGTCAGACGCCAGAAAGATTGCTTAAGAAAGCTATAACTCTTATGGGCCATCAGTGTGTTAAGCATGGATCAGAACCAAAAGTATGGGAATTAGCAGCCCTATTGGCTCCCACATCTTTAAAGAAGGCCGAAAAACTGGTAAAAGCTTTTCGCGCATATACAGCTAAAGAATTGGTGTGGGTCACCAAGCAACCTTTTGCCAAAAAAGCTTTGGAGTTATGTATTGAAATGTCAACAAGATCTTTGGAAGCCATTAGTAACCATGGTGAAGATGAAACTGAAGTAATGATTACGTCCCAACTTAATTCGGCACGTTTAGCCGATCAAGCTTGTATAAGGGCAATTGAGAAAGAACCAACCAAATTCCCTGAAAATGATCATTTATTAGAAGAAGTTAAGACTCTTTTAGATAATATGACTACACATGTAAAACAAAGGATGGGAGTGTAA
- the Wdr92 gene encoding dynein axonemal assembly factor 10: MDKPQMIEHLHQSVNYTIYDTKWIPCSAKFAVLGSKPNSQGILEIYELNENKLEKVKTIEKKSAFKCGTFGAASLRNRHMAIGDFQGKLQVLDLERPDIPVYNVEAHSSIINCIDAIGGKQINCGAPEIVTGSRDGSVKVWDIRQGMAPVVDMTPEPNTKEANPFKRDCWVVAFGDSYNNDERCVAAGYDNGDLKLFDLRQIAVRWETSLKNGICGIEFDRRDIAMNKMVVTTLEGGLFVYDMRTQHPTKGFTSLEERNAGRSVGSNGIITGPKATVWCARHLPQNRDIFVTCGGTGSLRLWNYQYPEKRVKDDADGFKEGVVGSIEMLNASTISTQPVHCFDWHPDKMGLAVCGAFDQTARVLVTTKLNLY, from the exons atggATAAGCCTCAAATGATTGAGCACTTACATCAATCGGTTAATTATACAATATACGATACCAAATGGATTCCATGCTCGGCGAAATTTGCCGTTCTAGGTTCTAAACCTAATAGCCAAGGTATTTTGGAAATATATGAATTAAATGAGAACAAATTAGAAAAAGTGAAGACTATAGAAAAGAAGTCTGCTTTCAAGTGTGGAACATTTGGGGCTGCATCATTGAGAAACCGCCATATGGCTATAGGAGATTTTCAAGGGAAACTACAGGTTTT AGATTTGGAACGTCCTGATATACCCGTTTACAATGTAGAGGCCCAttcttcaatcataaattgcatTGATGCCATTGGGGGGAAACAAATTAATTGTGGAGCTCCTGAAATTGTTACAGGTAGTCGTGATGGTTCAGTTAAAGTTTGGGACATTCGCCAAGGTATGGCGCCTGTCGTTGATATGACTCCAGAACCAAATACTAAAGAGGCAAACCCTTTCAAAAGAGATTGCTGGGTCGTGGCCTTTGGTGATAGCTATAACAACGATGAACGTTGTGTGGCAGCTGGTTATGACAACGGCGATTTGAAACTTTTTGACTTGAGACAAATCGCTGTGCGTTGGGAAACTAGTTTAAAAAATGGTATATGTGGCATAGAATTCGATCGTCGGGATATTGCTATGAATAAAATGGTAGTAACTACACTGGAAGGCGGTTTATTTGTATACGATATGAGAACACAACATCCCACTAAGGGTTTCACAAGTCTCGAAGAACGTAATGCTGGCCGCTCAGTTGGATCCAATGGTATAATAACAGGTCCAAAGGCCACAGTTTGGTGTGCTCGGCATTTACCACAAAATCGTGATATATTTGTAACATGCGGAGGAACGGGATCATTACGTCTCTGGAATTATCAATACCCAGAGAAAAGGGTCAAGGATGATGCTGATGGATTTAAAGAGGGTGTTGTAGGATCAATTGAAATGTTAAATGCCTCAACGATATCAACACAACCGGTGCACTGCTTCGACTGGCATCCAGATAAAATGGGACTGGCAGTTTGTGGAGCTTTTGATCAAACAGCTCGTGTGTTAGTGACTACAAAACTTAATTTGTATTAG